The Pseudomonadota bacterium sequence CGTCGCCCCCCGCGCGGGGGCGTGGATTGAAACTTCAAAGTCAAGAACGGTTTCAATAGCAAGAAAGTCGCCCCCCGCGCGGGGGCGTGGATTGAAACGGAGAATACAGGCTTTATATGTCAAATGTTGCGGTCGCCCCCCGCGCGGGGGCGTGGATTGAAACTGTCTTTGTTTGCCTTATTTCAAAGTTGATTGACATAGAAAACCTGCCATGTTATACATCAAAAATGAATAGCGATTTATCATTATGTCGAATGATTCGGGCTCATGCAATGCATTGAGTAGTCACGATTTTGAGTAAATAAAACGGCAACTTTGCCAAGGAGAAAGAGACAATGAATCAGGATGAATTTAAAAAGATAATTTCTTTTGCAATTGACTGCGAAAAAGAGGCATATGCGTATTACAGCACAGTGTCTGAAAAAACAAATGATAAAAAGCTTAAGAATCTGTTTAATGAACTTGCTGAAGATGAGAAAAAACATCAAATTGGATTAGAGGCATTCCTTGCCCGATCTCCTGAAAAGATGCATTTTTCAGAAAAACAGGATTATAAGGTTGTGGATTCGCTTCCTACACCCCCACTGACTGCGGATCTTAAACCCCTTGATGGTTTGGTAATCGCCATAAAAAAAGAGCTCGAAGCAATGCAAATGTATACCCAGCTTGCAAATACCAGTACA is a genomic window containing:
- a CDS encoding ferritin family protein, coding for MNQDEFKKIISFAIDCEKEAYAYYSTVSEKTNDKKLKNLFNELAEDEKKHQIGLEAFLARSPEKMHFSEKQDYKVVDSLPTPPLTADLKPLDGLVIAIKKELEAMQMYTQLANTSTDEAQKNIFLELASMERGHKSKLEDIYTNMAFPESW